A region from the Actinoplanes sp. OR16 genome encodes:
- the coaD gene encoding pantetheine-phosphate adenylyltransferase, with translation MSDRRLRSARAVYPGTFDPFTPGHFDVVDRARRVFDHVTVVVAVNGEKRPSQAAAGRAAEIRRLLPAHWENVTVADWRGLTVDYCREHGCGVIVRGVRNAADYQREYELAAMNEALGVATLFVAARPELAAMSSTAVRARKTPG, from the coding sequence GTGTCTGATCGCCGTCTCCGCTCGGCTCGTGCGGTCTACCCCGGCACCTTCGACCCCTTCACGCCGGGGCACTTCGACGTCGTCGACCGGGCGCGTCGTGTGTTCGACCACGTCACCGTGGTGGTCGCCGTCAATGGTGAGAAGCGGCCGTCTCAGGCGGCCGCCGGGCGGGCCGCGGAGATCCGGCGGCTGCTGCCGGCGCACTGGGAGAACGTCACGGTCGCTGACTGGCGCGGGCTGACCGTGGACTACTGCCGGGAGCACGGATGCGGCGTGATCGTCCGCGGGGTCAGGAACGCGGCCGACTACCAGCGGGAGTACGAACTCGCCGCCATGAACGAGGCGCTCGGCGTCGCGACGCTGTTCGTTGCGGCACGGCCGGAGCTGGCGGCGATGTCGTCCACCGCGGTACGGGCACGGAAAACGCCGGGTTAG